From Anaerolineales bacterium, the proteins below share one genomic window:
- the tatA gene encoding twin-arginine translocase TatA/TatE family subunit gives MPFRLGTPELIIILVIVLLIFGTGRITKVAGELGKGIKEFRSGLKENEQEASKDKPEPPATPS, from the coding sequence ATGCCCTTCCGACTTGGCACACCCGAGCTGATCATCATCCTGGTTATCGTCCTGCTGATCTTCGGGACGGGGCGGATCACAAAGGTGGCCGGCGAGCTGGGTAAAGGCATCAAGGAATTCCGGTCCGGGCTGAAAGAAAACGAGCAGGAGGCAAGCAAGGACAAGCCGGAACCGCCTGCAACCCCTAGCTGA
- a CDS encoding HAD-IIA family hydrolase, protein MPEPRLSQIQCVLLDMDGTFYLGERLLPGAAAFIETLRAGSQRFVFLTNNTSQNRQHYLAKMLRLGVRLSDEEIFTAGEASALWLQERAAGCAVFLAGTPALAEVFTGHGFRLVQEDPDWVVLGFDTTLTYDRLWKLCDHVRAGRPYLATHPDFNCPTDGGFKPDIGAMIAFVEASTGRRPDVVIGKPHAPILEALVRRTGVPVESMCMVGDRLYTDIALGAHGVMTVLVLSGETSGEALQASDYAPDLVVQDLAELNGLWRQARPE, encoded by the coding sequence ATGCCTGAGCCTCGACTGAGCCAGATCCAGTGCGTCCTGCTGGACATGGATGGGACGTTTTACCTTGGCGAGCGCCTGCTGCCCGGTGCCGCCGCCTTCATTGAGACGCTGCGGGCTGGCTCGCAGCGATTCGTCTTCCTGACCAACAACACCTCTCAGAACCGGCAGCACTACCTGGCGAAGATGCTCCGGCTAGGCGTCCGGCTCTCTGACGAGGAGATCTTCACCGCGGGCGAGGCCAGCGCCCTGTGGCTACAAGAACGGGCTGCTGGCTGCGCCGTGTTTCTGGCTGGCACCCCGGCACTAGCTGAGGTCTTCACGGGCCACGGTTTTCGGCTGGTTCAGGAGGACCCGGACTGGGTGGTGTTGGGCTTCGACACCACGCTCACCTACGACCGGCTGTGGAAGCTTTGTGATCACGTGCGAGCCGGGCGTCCCTACCTGGCGACCCACCCAGATTTCAACTGCCCGACCGACGGCGGCTTCAAGCCGGATATTGGCGCCATGATCGCCTTCGTCGAAGCCTCCACCGGCCGCCGGCCGGATGTGGTGATCGGCAAACCCCATGCCCCGATCCTGGAGGCGCTGGTGCGCAGGACCGGAGTGCCGGTCGAGTCGATGTGCATGGTGGGGGATCGGCTGTACACCGACATCGCCCTGGGTGCCCACGGGGTGATGACCGTGCTGGTGCTCAGTGGGGAGACGTCGGGCGAAGCCTTGCAGGCCTCGGACTACGCCCCTGACCTGGTGGTGCAGGACCTGGCCGAGTTGAACGGGCTCTGGCGCCAGGCCCGGCCGGAGTAG